In Mercurialis annua linkage group LG6, ddMerAnnu1.2, whole genome shotgun sequence, the following are encoded in one genomic region:
- the LOC126686989 gene encoding probable AMP deaminase — MDPPLPSLHLAMAALVGASLMAISAFYIHKRTVDQVLDRLIEIRRGEPKTSRTDSTVTDEEESDGGEEDVAVRSGRNDDSNDVNRDVYGLDRRLWKRESGSRSLDDKNRVLSNYKVSCSMPDAVLSNDWLDDDVRVGSVPSGLLPLRTSTRHGDNNSVTYSSSITRMASHSRLIAPRSPSASAFEDVGDSDEEGTEYANEDNIIFNNGHMDSSADHINGGDSKVQSSPVPPLGGDTANSIQEQNLGRSRGEGKVSADQIGIKIDTSSLIQVANDPAFASIILPPRTTGHESVNKEEEEVKKMIRESLDLRDRYVYREEPPWKKLALTEPSTPVSTSDPFNFQPVPATAHQFRMEDGVVRVYASENDTKELFPVASATTFFTDMHHLLRIISIGNVRTACHHRLRFLEEKFRLYLLVNADREFLAQKGAPHRDFYNIRKVDTHVHHSACMNQKHLLRFIKSKLRKEPDEVVIFRDGKYMTLKEVFKSLDLTGYDLNVDLLDVHADKSTFHRFDKFNLKYNPCGQSRLREIFLKQDNLIQGRFLAEVTKEVLLDLEASKYQMAEYRISIYGRKQSEWDQLASWFVNNAIYSENAVWLIQLPRLYNVYKELGTVKSFQNILDNVFIPLFEVTIDPNSHPQLHLFLKQVVGLDIVDDESKPERRPTKHMPKPTEWTNEFNPAYSYYAYYCYANLYTLNKLRESKGFSTIKFRPHCGEAGEIDHLAAAFLLCHNISHGINLRKSPVLQYLYYLAQVGLAMSPLSNNSLFLNYHRNPLPMFFQRGLNISLSTDDPLQIHLTREPLVEEYSIAAKVWKLSSCDLCEIARNSVYQSGFSHESKLHWLGSKYNVRGPEGNNIHKTNVPHMRIAYRHETWKEEMQYVYSGGASFPEEIEF, encoded by the exons ATGGATCCACCGCTGCCGTCACTACACCTAGCCATGGCGGCTCTAGTCGGAGCTTCACTAATGGCAATATCCGCTTTCTATATCCACAAGCGCACCGTCGACCAAGTCCTCGACCGCCTCATCGAAATCCGTCGCGGAGAGCCTAAAACTTCTAGAACCGACTCGACTGTAACTGACGAAGAAGAATCTGACGGTGGAGAGGAGGACGTGGCGGTGAGGAGTGGTAGAAATGACGATAGTAATGATGTTAATCGTGACGTGTACGGTTTAGATAGAAGACTGTGGAAAAGAGAGAGTGGTTCTAGGTCGTTGGATGATAAAAATAGGGTGCTTAGTAATTATAAGGTGTCGTGTTCAATGCCTGATGCGGTGTTGAGTAATGATTGGCTTGATGATGATGTTAGGGTTGGTTCTGTTCCTTCAGGATTGCTGCCCTTGCGAACTTCTACTAGACATG GTGATAATAACTCTGTTACATACTCTAGTTCCATTACAAGAATGGCATCTCATAGTAGATTGATTGCTCCAAGGTCCCCAAGTGCATCTGCTTTTGAAGATGTGGGGGATTCTGATGAGGAAGGTACAGAGTATGCTAATGAAGACAACATCATATTCAACAACGGGCACATGGATTCTTCTGCTGATCATATAAAT GGTGGTGATTCAAAAGTTCAAAGCTCTCCTGTTCCACCCTTAGGAGGTGACACTGCTAACAGTATTCAAGAGCAAAATCTGGGTCGTTCTAGAGGTGAAGGAAAAGTTTCCGCTGATCAAATTGGCATAAAGATAGATACATCTTCATTGATTCAAGTGGCAAATGACCCTGCTTTTGCCTCCATAATTCTACCTCCAAGAACGACAGGGCATG AGTCTGTAAataaagaagaggaagaagtAAAGAAGATGATCCGGGAAAGCTTGGATCTACGGGATAGGTATGTTTACAGGGAGGAACCTCCTTGGAAGAAACTAGCTTTAACTGAACCTAGTACACCAGTGTCGACGTCTGATCCATTCAACTTTCAACCTGTTCCAGCTACTGCA CATCAGTTTAGGATGGAAGATGGAGTTGTACGTGTTTATGCCAGTGAAAATG ATACGAAAGAGCTTTTCCCAGTTGCTAGTGCGACAACGTTTTTTACTGATATGCACCACTTGCTAAGAATCATATCTATTGGAAATGTTCGCACTGCATGCCATCACAGACTACGATTTCTTGAGGAG AAATTCCGGCTTTATCTGTTAGTAAATGCAGATAGGGAGTTCCTGGCTCAGAAGGGTGCGCCACACCGTGATTTTTACAATATCAGAAAAGTTGATACACACGTGCATCATTCTGCTTGCATGAACCAGAAGCATCTCCTGCGCTTCATCAAGTCCAAGCTAAGAAAAGAACCTGACGAG GTTGTTATATTCAGAGATGGAAAATACATGACACTGAAAGaggtttttaaaagtttggacttGACTGG GTATGATTTGAATGTTGACTTGTTGGATGTCCATGCTGATAAGAGTACCTTTCATCGTTTTGACAAATTCAATCTGAAATATAATCCTTGCGGACAAAGCAGACTCAGGGAGATTTTTTTAAAGCAAGATAATCTTATTCAAG GGCGTTTTTTGGCAGAAGTAACAAAAGAAGTTCTATTAGATCTTGAAGCAAGCAAATATCAG ATGGCTGAGTACAGGATTTCCATATATGGAAGGAAACAGAGTGAGTGGGATCAGTTGGCAAGTTGGTTTGTGAACAATGCTATTTATAGTGAGAATGCTGTCTGGTTGATCCAG CTACCAAGGCTATACAATGTGTACAAGGAACTGGGAACTGTTAAATCTTTTCAGAATATTCTTGATAATGTTTTTATTCCACTATTTGAAGTCACAATTGATCCCAACTCTCATCCTCAACTACATTTATTCTTAAAGCAG GTTGTGGGATTAGACATTGTAGATGATGAAAGTAAACCTGAAAGGCGTCCAACTAAGCACATGCCAAAACCTACTGAATGGACCAATGAATTCAATCCAGCTTACTCATATTATGCTTATTACTGCTATGCGAATCTATATACTCTTAATAAG cTTCGAGAATCTAAAGGATTTTCAACCATTAAATTCCGGCCACACTGTGGAGAG GCTGGTGAAATCGACCATTTGGCTGCTGCATTCCTTCTGTGTCATAATATATCACATGGGATCAACTTGCGAAAGTCCCCTGTTTTGCAATACTTATATTACCTTGCTCAG GTTGGATTGGCTATGTCGCCATTGAGCAACAATTCTCTTTTCCTGAATTACCATCGAAACCCGTTGCCAATGTTCTTCCAGCGTGGCTTGAATATTTCGCTATCAACTGATGATCCTTTGCAAATACACTTGACACGGGAACCTCTGGTGGAAGAATATAGCATTGCGGCAAAG GTATGGAAGCTCAGTTCATGTGATCTATGTGAGATAGCAAGAAATTCTGTTTATCAATCCGGATTCTCTCATGAGTCAAAG TTGCATTGGCTTGGTAGCAAATATAATGTAAGAGGCCCAGAAGGAAATAATATTCACAAGACAAACGTACCCCATATGAGGATCGCCTACAGACACGAG ACATGGAAGGAGGAGATGCAGTACGTCTACTCTGGAGGAGCCAGTTTTCCTGAAGAAATAGAATTTTAA
- the LOC126686109 gene encoding thioredoxin H7-like has translation MSFLQTPTTRMYRFNHLDRVSDTTQSRVVEMRSEDHWRTYFNASKRNNKLLVVEFTATWCRPCRLMEQTIQEFAATFSDVDFVKIDVDRLMFVADEFKANTLPAFVLMKRGKQVDKVAGVKKNELQSKIEQHRIP, from the exons ATgtcatttcttcaaacaccaacAACAAGAATGTATAGATTCAATCACTTGGACAGAGTTTCAGACACGACTCAGTCGAGGGTTGTGGAAATGCGTTCTGAAGATCATTGGAGAACTTACTTCAATGCCTCCAAAAGAAACAACAAGCTG TTGGTGGTGGAATTCACAGCTACGTGGTGCAGACCTTGTCGATTGATGGAACAAACTATTCAAGAATTTGCTGCTACGTTCTCAGATGTTGATTTTGTCAAGATTGATGTGGATCGTTTGATG TTTGTGGCTGACGAATTCAAGGCGAACACATTGCCAGCATTTGTACTGATGAAGCGAGGCAAACAAGTTGATAAGGTAGCAGGAGTCAAAAAGAATGAGTTGCAGAGCAAGATTGAGCAACACAGGATACCATAA
- the LOC126686106 gene encoding uncharacterized protein LOC126686106 — MAATSSSAEAATAAEGPVLSLINKRIRALRKKYNRILQMEESISQGKPINKEQEDVLRSKPYLIASMEELEKLKQPLSVAVSEEIDLTIQRNKLNEPNSNGNSEINRNGSSNGVVIEDLLNLLYFGSLFDVKSQNDFTATMLTRTHERGCCLTYDYVTDDATDLLGERDLDLISKLGGLLISRPVDSSLSHKNALLKCVEHAKLWLSNSDQLIDANANVSYVELKERLIKIMASDYFTTTPEMKAPVEVAAAAAAGNYVTFQAPVHGAVPMSASVPAEGSNEQDQEDGETADFQGGETGDTQSSPPGELQKDESETEIPAEGEQGESSDVDNIQTEVDPREQQYIGRRNYPNQRGGRGGNGGGRRGYPNVRGGRSSGRGGGGYQNGRQQFYDQSGNYYQRNYYNNRGRGGRGGGHPYNNHGSAADVGVAS; from the exons ATGGCAGCAACATCATCGTCGGCAGAAGCAGCAACAGCAGCCGAGGGACCAGTACTAAGCTTAATCAACAAGCGCATACGAGCACTCCGTAAAAAATACAACCGCATCCTTCAAATGGAAGAATCAATCTCACAAGGCAAACCTATCAACAAGGAACAAGAAGACGTTCTCCGCTCCAAACCCTACCTCATCGCTTCCATGGAAGAGCTCGAAAAATTAAAACAACCGCTCTCCGTCGCCGTTTCGGAGGAAATCGACCTCACTATCCAACGCAACAAACTTAACGAACCTAACAGTAATGGTAACAGTGAGATTAACCGTAACGGTAGCAGTAACGGTGTGGTGATTGAGGATCTGTTGAATTTGTTGTATTTTGGTTCGTTGTTTGATGTGAAGTCGCAAAATGATTTTACGGCTACGATGCTGACTAGGACTCACGAGAGGGGTTGTTGTTTGACCTATGATTATGTTACTGATGATGCTACTGATCTGCTTGGTGAGAGagatttggatttgatttcaaaACTCGGCGGTTTGCTCATTTCGCGGCCGGTTGATTCTAGTTTGTCTCATAAGAATGCCTTGCTTAAGTGTGTTGAGCATGCTAAGCTCTGGCTTTCGAACTCTGATCAGCTTATCGATGCCAATGCCAATGTTTCAT ATGTGGAGTTGAAGGAGAGGCTGATTAAGATTATGGCTTCTGATTACTTTACAACTACGCCGGAGATGAAAGCTCCAGTTGAAGTGgcggctgctgctgctgctggcAATTATGTTACTTTTCAGGCTCCAGTCCATGGAGCTGTTCCTATGTCTGCCTCGGTACCAGCAGAAGGCTCTAATGAGCAGGACCAGGAG GATGGGGAGACGGCAGATTTCCAAGGAGGCGAAACTGGGGATACCCAATCCAGTCCCCCTGGGGAACTGCAGAAG GATGAGTCAGAAACTGAAATTCCTGCAGAAGGAGAACAAGGTGAGTCATCAGATGTGGACAATATTCAAACAGAGGTAGACCCCAGGGAGCAACAATATATTGGTCGGCGTAACTATCCAAACCAAAGAGGCGGGCGGGGTGGGAACGGAGGCGGGCGTAGGGGATATCCAAATGTGCGAGGTGGTAGAAGTAGTGGCAGAGGAGGAGGTGGGTACCAAAATGGGAGGCAACAATTTTACGATCAATCTGGAAACTATTACCAGAGGAACTATTATAACAATCGGGGAAGGGGCGGCAGAGGCGGTGGGCACCCTTATAATAACCATGGTTCCGCAGCTGATGTTGGGGTGGCCTCGTGA
- the LOC126686107 gene encoding uncharacterized protein LOC126686107, whose amino-acid sequence MGVDYFSVLKVNRRANDDELKKAYKRLAMKWHPDKNPVYKTEAEAKFKQISEAYDVLSDPQKRRIYDLYGEEGLKSFEFGADVPQTPPNGGFGFNSRDPNDIFNDFFGGSGGGGSVKSGFYRNGEMGNHGVKKVAAIESKLLCGLEELYKGTKRKVKISRSVPDEFGKPKIVDEILKIEIKAGWKKGTKITFPERGNQEAGGVVAADVIFVVDEKPHAVFKRDGNDLIVNQKISLLEALTGKTFDLTTLDGRYLTVPATDIIKPGYEVVISDEGMPISKQPHKRGNLIIKFDVTFPSILTAQQKSDLKRVLGGNVVVDR is encoded by the exons ATGGGTGTTGATTACTTCAGTGTACTGAAGGTGAACCGAAGAGCCAACGATGACGAGCTCAAAAAAGCATACAAAAGACTAGCAATGAAGTGGCATCCTGACAAGAACCCTGTTTACAAGACAGAAGCTGAGGCTAAGTTTAAGCAAATATCTGAAGCTTATGATGTTCTTAGCGATCCGCAAAAGCGTCGAATCTATGATCTTTATGGAGAAGAGGGGTTGAAGAGCTTTGAATTTGGTGCTGATGTGCCGCAGACGCCGCCAAATGGGGGATTCGGGTTTAACTCGAGGGATCccaatgatatttttaatgacTTTTTTGGTGGATCCGGCGGCGGTGGGAGTGTCAAGAGTGGGTTCTATCGGAATGGGGAAATGGGGAATCATGGTGTTAAGAAAGTTGCGGCTATTGAGAGTAAGTTGTTGTGTGGTTTGGAGGAGCTTTACAAAGGTACGAAAAGAAAAGTCAAGATTTCTCGCTCTGTTCCTGACGAATTCGG TAAGCCGAAAATTGTAGATGAAATATTGAAGATAGAAATAAAAGCAGGGTGGAAGAAAGGCACGAAGATCACTTTTCCTGAGAGAGGAAATCAAGAAGCTGGCGGTGTAGTTGCTGCCGATGTTATTTTCGTGGTGGACGAAAAGCCGCATGCTGTTTTCAAGAGAGATGGAAATGATTTGATAGTCAATCAGAAAATTTCCCTACTTGAAGCTCTTACAGGGAAGACTTTTGATTTAACGACGTTGGACGGAAGATATCTTACAGTTCCTGCGACGGATATTATCAAACCAGGCTATGAGGTGGTGATTTCGGATGAAGGAATGCCGATTTCTAAACAACCGCACAAGAGAGGTAACCTTATAATCAAATTTGATGTTACATTTCCGTCGATACTCACTGCACAACAGAAATCTGATCTCAAGAGGGTCCTGGGGGGAAACGTCGTCGTGGATCGTTAG